The nucleotide sequence ATGTTGGCCACGAACCCAAGCGCGGCGATCACTGACTGCGCGGGAAGGACAGTGATGTCGCCGGTCTTCTTGTGCGTTATCTCGACTTCGCTGAGGTTGGGATCGCCACGCAACGCTGTGACCTCGTAAGGCGTCATCAGTTTCATGCCCAGCTCTCGGGCCTTGTCGACGAGCGTTCCGTGCGCCCGGAACTGGTCGCGCCGGTGAACTACTGCGACGCTCTTGGCGACCGGGTGCAGCATGTGCGCCCAGTCCAACGCTGAATCACCGCCGCCAACGATCACGATGTCGCGTCCGGCGAATTTGTCCGTACGGGGCACGAAGAACTCCAGGCCCCGGCCTTCCCAGCCATCCCCAGCGGGCAGCGGCCGCGGCCGGAACGAGCCGATACCGCCGGTGATGAGCGCTGCCTTGGCTGTGACCTTCGTGCCGTCATCTGACTCGATAACGACGGGCCCCGATTCCGGAGCAGTCATGGTGGTTGCCTGGGTTCCCAGGACGTAGTGCGGATTGAATTGGTCCGCCTGCTGTTTGAGTTGCTCGACCAGGACGCGTCCCCGGACCGACGGGAAGCCGGCGACGTCGGAGATCTCCTTCTCCGGATACATAGCGGTGATCTGGCCGCCGACCTCTGGCAGCGCGTCTATGACCGCGGTGCTCCAGCCTCGGAACCCCGAGTAGTACGCGGCGTACAGGCCGGTCGGGCCAGCGCCGATGATCGCCAAGTCGACATTGACGTCAGTCATTTGTGACCGCCTCCGGTTCGTCTCCGGGCTTCCACTTGATTCCGCATCCCAGCGATGGTCTGTGCGGTTGGGGCACGGTTTCTCCTGCCAGCGTCTTGCCTATGGCGTCCCGAAGCAGGTCTCCGGTTACCGGTTCGTGGTTACCAGGCGTGGCGTTGTCCAGCGCACCCCGGTACACGAGTTTGCCAGCGGCCGAGTACACGAAGAAGTCCGGGGTACAGGCGGCGCCGAACGCCTTCGCGGCGCTCTGGTCCGCGTCGAT is from Candidatus Nanopelagicales bacterium and encodes:
- a CDS encoding NAD(P)/FAD-dependent oxidoreductase, whose protein sequence is MTDVNVDLAIIGAGPTGLYAAYYSGFRGWSTAVIDALPEVGGQITAMYPEKEISDVAGFPSVRGRVLVEQLKQQADQFNPHYVLGTQATTMTAPESGPVVIESDDGTKVTAKAALITGGIGSFRPRPLPAGDGWEGRGLEFFVPRTDKFAGRDIVIVGGGDSALDWAHMLHPVAKSVAVVHRRDQFRAHGTLVDKARELGMKLMTPYEVTALRGDPNLSEVEITHKKTGDITVLPAQSVIAALGFVANIGPIAQWGLDLEKRHILVDTRMRTNLPNVFAAGDIAVYPGKVPLLAVGFGEAALAVNNAAPIVSPELGVFPGHSSGESN